One Polaribacter sp. SA4-12 genomic window carries:
- a CDS encoding NAD(P)/FAD-dependent oxidoreductase, translating to MDHIVIIGNGISGVTAARHIRKNSDKKITIVSAETKYFFSRTALMYVYMGHMKFEHTQPYEDWFWEKNNIDLKEGFVDNINTKEKVLNFSNGEHLEYDKLIIATGSKPNKFGWPGQDLDGVMGMYHKQDLEKLEKYAPNKKECRRAVIVGGGLIGIELAEMLRSRKIPVTFLVREDSFWNGVLPAQESAMINEHIKEHHIDLRLSTNLKEIKSDENGRVKSIIIEETGEEIYCDVVGLTAGVTPNIDFLKDSGIELGRGVKVNLFLETNIKDIYAIGDCAEQHEAIYQRRNIEAVWYTGRMMGETLAQTICDNKTEYKPGHWFNSAKFLDIEYQTYGWVFSERGKKENEAYFQWQHPKDFKCITISFDKSTNKFLGINTFGIRMRHEIFDKWLTENKSIEHVLEHLEDANFDPEFYHLHEAEIIAKFNQERQGIVKLKKKSWKRIFSKA from the coding sequence ATGGATCACATTGTAATAATTGGTAACGGAATTTCTGGTGTTACTGCTGCAAGACATATTAGAAAAAATTCTGATAAAAAAATAACAATTGTCTCTGCTGAAACTAAATACTTTTTCTCAAGAACAGCCCTAATGTATGTATATATGGGCCATATGAAATTTGAGCACACACAACCTTATGAAGATTGGTTTTGGGAGAAAAACAACATAGATTTAAAAGAAGGTTTTGTAGACAATATAAATACTAAAGAAAAAGTATTAAACTTTTCAAACGGAGAACATCTTGAATATGATAAGTTGATTATAGCGACTGGATCTAAACCGAATAAATTTGGTTGGCCAGGGCAAGATTTAGATGGTGTTATGGGCATGTATCATAAACAAGATTTAGAAAAATTAGAAAAATATGCGCCAAATAAAAAAGAATGTAGAAGAGCTGTAATTGTTGGTGGTGGTTTAATAGGAATCGAATTGGCAGAAATGTTGAGAAGCAGAAAAATACCTGTTACTTTTTTAGTTCGTGAAGATAGTTTTTGGAACGGAGTTTTACCCGCACAAGAATCTGCAATGATTAATGAACATATTAAAGAACATCATATAGATTTACGATTAAGCACAAATTTAAAAGAAATTAAATCTGATGAAAACGGTCGTGTAAAATCTATAATTATTGAAGAAACTGGCGAAGAAATTTACTGTGATGTAGTTGGTTTAACTGCAGGTGTTACACCAAATATCGATTTTCTAAAAGATTCTGGAATTGAATTAGGAAGAGGAGTTAAAGTGAACCTTTTTTTAGAAACCAATATTAAAGATATTTATGCAATTGGTGATTGTGCAGAACAACATGAAGCAATTTATCAACGTAGAAACATTGAAGCAGTTTGGTATACAGGTAGAATGATGGGAGAAACTCTTGCACAAACTATCTGCGATAATAAAACGGAATACAAACCTGGACATTGGTTTAATTCCGCAAAGTTTTTAGACATAGAATACCAAACCTATGGTTGGGTTTTTAGTGAAAGGGGTAAAAAAGAAAACGAAGCATATTTTCAATGGCAACATCCTAAAGACTTTAAATGCATTACCATCTCTTTTGATAAAAGCACGAACAAATTTTTAGGTATAAATACATTTGGAATTAGAATGCGTCATGAAATCTTTGATAAATGGCTCACCGAAAATAAATCGATAGAACACGTTTTAGAACATCTAGAAGATGCCAATTTTGATCCTGAATTCTACCATTTACATGAAGCTGAAATTATAGCAAAATTTAATCAAGAAAGACAAGGAATTGTAAAATTAAAGAAGAAAAGCTGGAAACGAATTTTTAGCAAAGCATAA
- a CDS encoding 1-aminocyclopropane-1-carboxylate deaminase/D-cysteine desulfhydrase, whose translation MSNTNNSFFDTDFISENQQVFLPILEEKKIELFIKREDLIHPLVSGNKFRKLKYNLKEATKLKKKSLLTFGGAFSNHIAATAVAGKLAGFKTFGIIRGEELAKNLTQTLEENSTLREAYENGMKFQFVSREQYRQKSSFGFIEKMKNKWGDFYLVPEGGTNCLAVDGCEEILTKDDHQFDYICSAVGTGGTIAGLIKAKKKRQKVIGFPALKGNFLSEEIRKYVVKDASWSLQKKYHFGGYAKYDDELIDFINNFKKDTSIQLDPIYTGKMLFGIIDLIKKDYFDEGAKILAIHTGGLQGIEGINKQLEKKEQLLIDVL comes from the coding sequence TTGAGTAACACAAATAATTCTTTTTTCGACACTGATTTTATTTCTGAAAATCAACAAGTTTTTCTTCCAATTTTAGAAGAAAAAAAGATAGAACTTTTTATAAAAAGAGAGGATTTAATCCACCCTTTAGTTTCTGGTAATAAATTTAGAAAACTAAAATACAATTTAAAAGAAGCTACAAAACTTAAAAAGAAATCGCTACTTACTTTTGGGGGTGCATTTTCTAACCATATTGCAGCAACTGCTGTTGCTGGTAAATTAGCAGGTTTTAAGACTTTTGGAATTATTCGTGGAGAAGAATTAGCAAAAAATCTTACTCAAACTTTAGAAGAAAACTCTACGTTAAGAGAAGCATATGAAAACGGAATGAAATTTCAGTTTGTTTCTAGAGAACAGTATAGACAAAAATCTTCGTTTGGTTTTATTGAAAAAATGAAGAACAAATGGGGAGATTTTTATTTAGTACCTGAAGGTGGAACAAATTGTTTAGCAGTGGATGGTTGTGAAGAAATTTTGACAAAAGACGATCATCAGTTTGATTATATTTGTTCTGCTGTGGGAACAGGAGGAACTATTGCTGGATTGATAAAAGCTAAAAAGAAACGTCAGAAAGTTATTGGTTTTCCTGCTTTAAAAGGGAATTTCTTATCGGAAGAGATTAGAAAGTATGTTGTTAAAGATGCTAGTTGGAGTCTTCAAAAAAAGTATCATTTTGGGGGTTATGCAAAATATGATGATGAATTAATAGATTTCATTAACAACTTTAAAAAGGATACGAGTATTCAGTTAGATCCTATCTATACTGGAAAAATGTTGTTTGGAATTATAGATTTAATTAAAAAAGATTATTTTGATGAAGGTGCTAAAATATTAGCAATTCATACAGGAGGTCTTCAAGGTATCGAAGGTATTAACAAACAATTAGAAAAGAAAGAACAATTGTTAATTGATGTTTTATGA
- a CDS encoding Cof-type HAD-IIB family hydrolase: MNLSKVKLVVSDMDGTLLNSKGEVSALFFELFDQLKQQNIHFCAASGRQYNSIINKLDAIKDDIFVIAENGGIAKKEEEVLLSSPLSKDKIRTIIPVLRTINDAHVVLCGKDGAFIESKNKAFITLFQEYYNSFQIVEDLTDVIDSEDFLKIAIYHFTSSEEYIYPKLKPFEDEILIKISGKNWLDISDEKANKGNALREVQKLLQITKEETMVFGDYHNDIEMLKEADFSFAMKNAHKDITKIANYTTDNNDNFGVEKILNLLIKGNDK; encoded by the coding sequence ATGAATCTATCAAAAGTAAAATTAGTAGTTTCTGATATGGATGGCACACTACTAAACTCTAAAGGAGAAGTTAGTGCGTTATTCTTTGAATTATTCGATCAATTAAAACAACAAAACATTCATTTTTGTGCAGCTAGTGGAAGACAATACAATAGTATTATCAATAAATTGGATGCAATAAAAGATGATATTTTTGTCATCGCTGAAAATGGAGGTATAGCAAAAAAGGAAGAAGAAGTATTGCTTTCTTCTCCATTATCAAAAGATAAGATAAGAACAATCATTCCTGTTTTAAGGACTATAAATGATGCTCATGTAGTTTTATGTGGAAAAGACGGAGCTTTTATAGAATCTAAAAATAAAGCTTTTATAACGCTGTTTCAAGAATATTATAATAGTTTTCAAATTGTAGAAGACTTAACAGATGTAATAGATTCTGAAGACTTTTTAAAAATTGCTATTTATCATTTTACTTCATCTGAAGAGTACATTTATCCAAAGTTAAAACCGTTTGAAGATGAAATTCTTATTAAAATTTCTGGTAAAAACTGGCTAGATATTTCTGATGAGAAAGCAAACAAAGGAAATGCTTTAAGAGAAGTTCAAAAACTACTTCAAATTACAAAAGAAGAAACGATGGTTTTTGGTGATTATCATAATGACATCGAAATGCTAAAAGAAGCTGATTTTAGTTTTGCTATGAAAAATGCACATAAAGACATTACTAAAATCGCAAATTATACTACAGATAATAATGATAATTTTGGAGTAGAAAAAATATTAAACCTTCTGATAAAAGGCAACGATAAGTAA
- a CDS encoding glycosyltransferase family 2 protein, whose translation MTEPIIKVIIPAYNEQNSIANVVNDIPNIVDEVIVISNNSTDNTEVNAENAGATVLKEQRKGYGYACLKGMDYISKQKIKPEIVVFLDGDYSDYPEQLTEVIAPIINDNIDFVIGSRDKELREAGSMTPQQVFGNWLATFLMKLFFGAKFTDLGPFRAIKYNKLLALEMEDKTYGWTVEMQLKALKQKLSYVEVPMKYRNRIGVSKVSGTVKGSIFAGIKILGWIFKYSFK comes from the coding sequence ATGACAGAACCTATTATAAAAGTAATTATCCCTGCTTATAATGAGCAAAATTCTATAGCAAATGTTGTCAATGATATTCCAAATATTGTTGATGAGGTTATTGTTATTAGTAACAATTCTACAGACAATACAGAAGTTAATGCAGAAAATGCAGGTGCAACTGTTTTAAAAGAACAACGTAAAGGTTATGGTTACGCTTGTTTAAAAGGAATGGATTATATCAGTAAACAAAAGATAAAACCAGAAATTGTTGTTTTTTTAGATGGAGATTACTCAGATTACCCTGAACAATTAACAGAAGTTATTGCTCCAATTATAAACGATAATATCGATTTTGTAATAGGTTCTCGTGATAAAGAATTGAGAGAAGCTGGTTCTATGACTCCACAACAAGTTTTCGGAAATTGGTTAGCAACCTTTTTAATGAAACTTTTTTTTGGAGCAAAATTCACAGATTTAGGTCCTTTTAGAGCAATTAAATATAATAAGTTGTTAGCTCTAGAAATGGAAGATAAAACTTATGGTTGGACTGTTGAAATGCAATTAAAAGCATTAAAGCAAAAATTAAGTTATGTAGAGGTACCTATGAAATATAGAAATAGAATTGGAGTTTCTAAAGTTTCTGGTACAGTAAAAGGAAGTATCTTTGCAGGTATTAAAATATTAGGTTGGATTTTTAAATACAGTTTTAAATAG
- a CDS encoding glucosaminidase domain-containing protein, with product MKLRIVLYCVFLLLLASCGSSKKTNESKKDAGIVLNESKPVKLPSVNEKELTKKLIKKNPKLNKQTLAYIRKYAPIAVKEMHQNKIPASITLAQGILESGRGRSELALKSNNHFGIKCHTQWKGERVYHDDDEAGECFRKYQYVETSYDDHSAFLTQRKRYAFLFNYGAKDYKKWAKGLKKAGYATDKKYPNKLIGIIENYKLYEFDNVKKKDFKVSNKTIKKEAVKKVTKEAKPKYTVGKYYEVKKGDTLYSIAKKFNTTVDVIKEINALKDNTISIGQHLLTR from the coding sequence ATGAAGTTAAGGATTGTACTATATTGTGTTTTTTTATTGCTTTTAGCAAGTTGTGGTTCTAGTAAAAAAACGAATGAGAGTAAAAAAGATGCTGGTATAGTTTTAAATGAATCGAAACCAGTAAAGTTACCTTCAGTAAATGAAAAAGAACTTACAAAAAAACTCATAAAGAAAAACCCTAAACTTAATAAACAGACGTTAGCTTATATTAGAAAATATGCGCCAATTGCTGTAAAGGAAATGCATCAAAATAAAATTCCTGCAAGTATAACTTTAGCACAAGGAATTTTAGAATCGGGTAGAGGAAGAAGCGAATTAGCTTTAAAATCTAACAACCATTTTGGAATAAAATGCCACACTCAATGGAAAGGTGAACGTGTTTATCATGATGATGATGAGGCAGGTGAGTGTTTTAGAAAATATCAATATGTAGAGACTTCTTATGATGATCATTCAGCTTTTTTAACACAAAGAAAACGATATGCTTTCTTATTTAATTACGGAGCTAAAGATTATAAGAAGTGGGCAAAAGGATTGAAAAAAGCAGGTTATGCTACTGATAAAAAATATCCAAATAAGTTAATAGGTATTATCGAAAATTATAAGTTGTATGAATTTGATAATGTAAAAAAGAAAGACTTTAAAGTCAGTAATAAAACAATTAAGAAAGAAGCCGTTAAGAAAGTAACAAAAGAAGCTAAACCTAAATATACTGTTGGTAAGTATTACGAAGTAAAGAAAGGAGATACGCTGTATTCTATTGCTAAGAAATTTAATACAACTGTAGACGTCATTAAAGAAATTAATGCTTTAAAAGACAATACAATTTCTATTGGTCAACACTTATTAACAAGGTAA
- a CDS encoding mannosyltransferase yields MRLFTKYKDVLLISISTILYFIFAYYLERTEFNKLLVLWFALFGSFYLLIKSKTIHTSTLIGLVILFRLIFLFAIPNLSQDFYRFIWDGRMILKGLNPYLSLPETFIQQGLHPIADSNNLYSGMGEMNGSHYTNYPPINQLCFLIAALFASKSVFGSIIVLRVIIILADLGILYFGKKLLERLNLPVKNIFWYALNPFIIIEMTGNLHFEPVMLFFLIWSFYKLHQQKWAFAAILLAFSVSVKLIPLLFLPLFYQWFIKKDKNWFIGIKNLSIFYAIILGTIIILFLPFYSSEFIENYANSVGLWFRNFEFNASFYYIFREIGYLFRGYNEIAVIGKTTPILTIVFLLIITFFRKNKSMSQLITALLFGLCFYYFTATTVHPWYLATPLILSVFTKYRFPIIWTIVIIFSYQAYANTPWKENLWFVTFEYLVLYGFLFFELRKSTQYYKIVK; encoded by the coding sequence ATGCGTTTATTCACAAAATATAAAGACGTATTACTAATTTCAATTAGTACAATACTCTATTTTATTTTTGCATATTACTTAGAAAGAACCGAGTTTAACAAGTTGCTTGTTTTATGGTTTGCACTCTTTGGATCTTTTTATTTATTGATAAAAAGTAAAACTATTCATACATCAACACTAATTGGTTTAGTTATTCTTTTTAGGTTGATATTTCTCTTTGCAATTCCTAATTTATCTCAAGATTTTTACCGATTTATTTGGGATGGTCGCATGATTCTAAAAGGATTAAACCCTTATTTATCATTACCCGAAACATTTATTCAACAAGGATTACACCCAATTGCTGATTCTAATAATTTATACAGCGGAATGGGGGAAATGAATGGAAGTCATTACACGAACTATCCACCGATAAATCAGCTTTGTTTTTTAATTGCTGCTTTGTTTGCAAGCAAAAGTGTTTTTGGTTCTATAATTGTTTTAAGAGTCATCATTATTTTAGCCGATTTAGGAATTTTATATTTTGGTAAAAAATTATTAGAACGATTAAATTTACCCGTAAAAAATATCTTTTGGTACGCTTTAAATCCTTTCATTATTATAGAAATGACAGGCAATTTACATTTTGAACCTGTAATGCTCTTCTTCTTAATTTGGAGTTTCTACAAGTTGCATCAACAGAAATGGGCTTTTGCTGCAATTCTTTTAGCGTTTTCTGTCTCTGTAAAATTAATTCCATTATTGTTTTTACCTTTATTTTATCAATGGTTTATCAAAAAAGATAAAAACTGGTTTATTGGTATTAAAAACTTAAGCATCTTTTATGCAATTATTTTAGGAACAATAATCATTTTATTCCTTCCTTTTTATTCATCAGAGTTTATTGAAAACTACGCTAATTCTGTCGGTTTATGGTTCAGAAACTTTGAATTTAATGCAAGTTTTTATTATATCTTTAGAGAAATAGGATATTTATTTAGAGGTTATAATGAGATTGCAGTTATTGGAAAAACAACACCCATTTTAACGATTGTATTTCTTTTAATCATCACTTTTTTCAGAAAAAACAAATCAATGTCTCAATTAATAACTGCATTATTATTTGGTTTATGCTTTTATTACTTTACTGCTACAACTGTCCATCCTTGGTATTTAGCAACTCCATTAATTCTATCCGTTTTTACTAAATATCGTTTTCCAATTATTTGGACTATCGTCATCATTTTCAGCTATCAAGCATATGCAAATACTCCTTGGAAAGAGAACTTATGGTTTGTTACTTTTGAATATTTAGTTTTATACGGGTTTCTATTTTTTGAACTTAGAAAAAGCACTCAATATTATAAAATTGTAAAATAA
- a CDS encoding cellulose synthase family protein — MITSYIIIVIYSISLVLIFLYALAQLNLLFNYIKASKTKDNSEKFDFSNSEEIPFVTIQLPVYNELYVMERLLKNIAKIEYPREKLEIQVLDDSTDESVEVTAKLVKEIQEEGIDIQHIRRSNRQGFKAGALKEGLKTAKGEFIAIFDADFLPQSEWLYQTVPYFKNPKIGVVQTRWGHINRNYSTLTKIQAFALDAHFTLEQVGRNSKGHFINFNGTAGLWRKECIYDAGNWEGDTLTEDLDLSYRAQLKNWDFKYLVDVETPAELPVVISAARSQQFRWNKGGAENFQKMMKRVIMSKTVPFRTKIHSLLHLLNSSMFTCIFLVAILSVPMLYIKNEYAHLKNYFYVMSFFIISSIIFFVCYWYMFKSIYGSGFVKFIKYIGSFFTFFSIAMGFSLHNTIAVLEGHLGKKSEFVRTPKFNINSIKDGWKNNKYIKKKPSFHVVLEGLLAIYFVFGMYSAFIVGNQGGDFGLFPFHFMLFVGFSYVFFKSIFSKA, encoded by the coding sequence ATAATAACATCATACATCATCATTGTAATTTATTCGATTTCGTTAGTGCTTATTTTTTTATATGCTTTAGCGCAATTAAATTTACTTTTTAATTATATAAAAGCAAGTAAAACAAAAGATAACTCAGAGAAATTTGATTTCTCAAATTCAGAAGAAATTCCTTTTGTTACCATACAATTACCCGTTTATAATGAGTTGTATGTAATGGAGCGTTTGTTAAAAAATATCGCCAAAATAGAGTATCCTAGAGAAAAATTAGAAATTCAAGTTTTAGATGATTCTACGGATGAATCTGTAGAAGTTACCGCAAAACTTGTTAAAGAAATTCAAGAAGAAGGAATCGATATCCAACACATAAGAAGATCTAACAGACAAGGTTTTAAAGCTGGTGCATTAAAAGAAGGTTTAAAAACTGCAAAAGGAGAATTCATTGCAATTTTTGATGCCGATTTTTTACCACAATCAGAATGGTTATACCAAACTGTACCTTATTTTAAAAACCCGAAAATTGGAGTTGTCCAAACTCGCTGGGGACATATCAATAGAAATTATTCTACGCTTACAAAGATTCAAGCTTTTGCTTTAGACGCACATTTTACACTAGAACAAGTGGGTAGAAATAGCAAAGGGCATTTCATTAATTTTAATGGAACTGCAGGTCTTTGGAGAAAAGAATGTATATATGACGCTGGTAATTGGGAAGGAGATACACTTACTGAAGATTTAGATTTAAGTTACAGAGCTCAATTAAAAAACTGGGATTTCAAATACCTTGTAGATGTAGAAACTCCAGCGGAATTACCTGTTGTAATTAGTGCCGCAAGATCTCAACAATTTAGATGGAATAAAGGTGGTGCAGAGAATTTTCAGAAAATGATGAAACGTGTAATAATGAGTAAAACGGTTCCTTTTAGAACTAAAATTCATAGTTTATTACATCTACTAAACAGCTCTATGTTTACTTGTATTTTCTTGGTAGCTATATTAAGCGTGCCAATGTTATACATTAAGAACGAATACGCTCACCTTAAGAATTATTTTTACGTTATGAGTTTTTTTATCATTAGTTCTATCATCTTTTTTGTTTGCTATTGGTATATGTTTAAAAGTATTTATGGAAGCGGATTTGTGAAGTTTATAAAATATATTGGTTCATTTTTTACCTTCTTTTCAATTGCTATGGGTTTTTCTTTGCACAATACAATTGCTGTTTTAGAAGGTCATTTAGGTAAAAAGAGTGAATTTGTTAGAACACCAAAATTCAATATTAATAGTATAAAGGATGGCTGGAAAAACAATAAATACATCAAGAAAAAACCATCATTTCATGTTGTTTTAGAAGGTTTACTTGCTATTTACTTTGTTTTTGGAATGTACAGTGCATTTATTGTTGGAAATCAAGGAGGAGATTTTGGATTATTTCCATTCCACTTTATGCTTTTTGTAGGTTTTAGTTATGTTTTTTTTAAATCAATATTTTCTAAAGCATAA
- a CDS encoding toxin-antitoxin system YwqK family antitoxin yields MRLSVSFTFLLLICSSAKIFSQKKYVKEYYNNGQIKEEGWVLNDQKIAFWKFYYKSGILKKEGHFTANLETNYWYFYSKNASKEKEGHFKKGTKNNWWLFYDNNGFVNHKCQLKNNQKNGYCLLYNKKKLIKASKYKNGKKIKEWTDFSSFRDENSLNDLR; encoded by the coding sequence TTGAGACTTTCGGTGAGTTTTACATTTTTACTACTTATTTGTTCTTCTGCAAAAATTTTCTCTCAAAAAAAATATGTTAAAGAATATTATAATAACGGACAAATAAAAGAGGAAGGTTGGGTTTTAAATGATCAAAAAATAGCTTTCTGGAAATTCTATTACAAAAGTGGAATTCTAAAAAAAGAAGGTCATTTTACAGCTAATTTAGAAACGAATTATTGGTATTTTTACAGCAAAAATGCATCCAAAGAAAAAGAAGGACATTTTAAAAAAGGAACAAAAAACAATTGGTGGTTATTTTATGATAATAATGGTTTTGTAAATCATAAATGTCAATTAAAAAACAATCAGAAAAATGGATATTGCTTACTATATAATAAGAAAAAGTTAATAAAAGCATCCAAATATAAAAACGGTAAAAAAATAAAAGAATGGACAGACTTTTCATCCTTTAGAGATGAAAATAGCCTCAATGATTTAAGATGA
- a CDS encoding 4Fe-4S binding protein, which yields MKLIKQSGLIIFLLGLAIFIGTIFTGTFSLTQSELDTFIQEKGYKNDVIKAQLTNAVVTDKDLNIFEFSSRVINAYDMSNKHYDKLIAMYDAEKNWTKKGEQYQYKIFGKPHSLSFEIAKKAGKGFAAENTGLAWILTFGLGIIGALLYIVPDVVLLGKPGIKNDGIFLNAATNRGWIGWFAFIFLVTFYILLYFYPDLIVNWVFLVDPISKSISGNPASQWFLYGFLYCTVMSVMAVRMYIKYRHNKYQILRTTSVLFFQIVFAFLIPEILVRFEKPWYDFKNAFPLDYDFFFKWNLDELLQSGGFGLFILVWGVVLTIVVVPVMVYFFGKRWYCSWVCGCGGLAETLGDPYRQNSSKTLLSWRVERIVIHSVLIFVLVMTGFALYTFFSGADQVIGIKTQTIQDIYGFLIGSIFAGVIGTGFYPIFGNRVWCRFGCPLAAYLGFIQRFKSRFRITTNGGQCISCGNCSTYCEQGIDVRSYAQKGENIVRSSCVGCGICSAVCPRGVLKLENGPEEGRINPTEILLGNDIDLMDLVNKK from the coding sequence ATGAAATTAATAAAACAATCAGGGTTAATTATCTTTTTATTAGGATTAGCCATATTTATTGGTACAATTTTTACGGGTACTTTTAGTTTAACACAATCTGAATTAGATACTTTTATTCAAGAAAAAGGGTATAAAAATGATGTTATAAAAGCACAACTTACAAATGCAGTTGTTACAGATAAAGACTTAAATATTTTTGAATTTTCTAGTCGTGTTATAAATGCTTACGATATGTCTAACAAGCATTACGATAAGTTAATTGCAATGTACGATGCAGAAAAAAATTGGACGAAAAAAGGGGAACAATATCAATATAAAATCTTTGGAAAACCACATAGTTTAAGTTTTGAAATTGCTAAAAAAGCAGGTAAAGGTTTTGCTGCAGAAAACACAGGTTTAGCATGGATTTTAACTTTTGGTTTGGGAATAATTGGAGCACTTCTCTATATAGTACCTGATGTTGTTTTATTAGGAAAACCAGGAATAAAAAATGATGGAATTTTTCTAAATGCAGCTACAAACCGTGGTTGGATTGGTTGGTTTGCTTTTATCTTTTTAGTTACTTTTTATATTCTACTTTATTTTTATCCTGATTTAATAGTAAACTGGGTGTTTTTGGTAGATCCAATTAGTAAATCTATTAGTGGTAATCCTGCAAGTCAATGGTTTTTATATGGTTTCTTGTATTGTACAGTAATGTCTGTTATGGCAGTGAGAATGTATATAAAATACCGTCATAATAAATATCAAATTTTAAGAACTACTTCTGTTTTGTTTTTTCAAATTGTATTTGCTTTTTTAATTCCAGAGATTTTAGTTCGTTTCGAAAAACCTTGGTACGATTTTAAAAATGCGTTTCCTTTAGATTACGATTTTTTCTTTAAATGGAATTTAGATGAATTACTACAAAGCGGTGGTTTTGGTTTATTTATTCTAGTTTGGGGAGTTGTTTTAACAATAGTCGTTGTACCAGTAATGGTTTATTTTTTCGGAAAAAGATGGTATTGTTCTTGGGTTTGTGGTTGTGGTGGGTTAGCTGAAACGCTAGGAGATCCTTATAGACAAAATTCTAGTAAAACATTACTGTCTTGGAGAGTAGAACGTATTGTAATTCATTCTGTTTTAATTTTTGTTTTAGTAATGACAGGTTTTGCTTTGTACACTTTCTTTTCTGGTGCAGACCAAGTTATTGGTATTAAAACACAAACAATTCAAGATATTTATGGCTTCTTAATCGGTTCTATCTTTGCTGGTGTAATTGGTACAGGATTCTACCCAATTTTTGGTAACAGAGTTTGGTGTCGTTTTGGTTGTCCTTTAGCAGCATATTTAGGATTTATCCAACGTTTTAAATCAAGATTTAGAATTACTACAAATGGTGGCCAATGTATTTCTTGTGGAAATTGCTCAACATATTGTGAGCAAGGAATTGATGTAAGATCTTACGCTCAAAAAGGAGAAAACATTGTACGTTCTAGTTGTGTTGGTTGTGGTATTTGTTCTGCAGTTTGCCCAAGAGGAGTTTTAAAATTAGAAAACGGACCTGAAGAAGGAAGAATCAATCCTACAGAAATTTTATTAGGTAATGATATTGATTTAATGGATTTAGTAAACAAAAAATAA
- a CDS encoding LacI family DNA-binding transcriptional regulator, giving the protein MKRLTIKDIAKEFNVSISTVSKALNDSYEISVSTKEKIQKYAKEKNYKPNFNALSLKNRQTKTIGIIIPNMLNYFFAQVFNGIEKVANDRGYKIISCISNESFKKEVETIEMLSNGSIDGFILSLAEETISQNNFNHFQEVLDNGTPIVMFDRVADKINCDKVVTDNFDSARSTVSYLVKSGHKNIAFISTMNNLEIGRRRQLGYLKGLEDFNIKVEKNLIINIDDDYKNYEQILEPIFKNNTIDSVIATDESSAIAAMKVAIKKGHKIPENFSVISFSNGILARHSSPRMTTVSQHGEIMGATAAEMLINRLEDKSEIKKKPETIVVKTDLVERNSTKKIL; this is encoded by the coding sequence ATGAAAAGACTTACCATAAAAGACATTGCAAAAGAATTTAATGTTTCTATTTCTACTGTATCTAAAGCACTGAATGACAGCTATGAAATTAGTGTAAGCACAAAAGAGAAGATTCAGAAATATGCTAAAGAGAAAAATTACAAACCTAATTTTAACGCTTTAAGTTTAAAAAACAGGCAGACAAAAACTATTGGAATTATTATTCCGAATATGTTAAACTATTTCTTTGCTCAAGTCTTTAACGGAATAGAAAAGGTAGCGAACGACAGAGGTTATAAAATAATTTCATGTATTTCTAATGAATCGTTTAAGAAAGAAGTAGAAACGATAGAAATGCTTTCTAACGGAAGTATAGATGGTTTTATTTTGTCTCTTGCAGAAGAAACTATTTCTCAAAATAATTTCAATCATTTTCAAGAAGTATTAGATAACGGTACTCCTATTGTTATGTTTGATAGAGTTGCTGATAAAATAAATTGTGATAAAGTAGTTACTGATAATTTTGACAGTGCCAGAAGTACTGTTTCATATTTAGTGAAATCTGGTCATAAAAATATTGCCTTTATCTCTACAATGAATAACTTAGAAATTGGAAGAAGAAGACAATTAGGCTATTTAAAAGGATTAGAAGATTTTAATATTAAAGTTGAAAAAAACCTAATCATAAATATAGATGACGACTATAAAAATTATGAACAAATCTTAGAGCCAATCTTTAAAAACAACACCATAGATAGCGTTATTGCTACAGATGAATCTTCTGCGATTGCTGCCATGAAAGTTGCTATTAAAAAAGGACATAAAATTCCTGAAAACTTTTCTGTAATTTCTTTTTCAAACGGAATTTTAGCAAGACACTCTAGTCCAAGAATGACAACAGTTAGTCAACATGGAGAGATTATGGGAGCAACAGCTGCTGAAATGCTAATTAATCGTTTAGAAGACAAATCTGAGATTAAGAAAAAACCTGAAACTATTGTTGTTAAAACAGATTTAGTTGAGAGAAATTCTACAAAAAAAATCTTATAA